A stretch of Lactuca sativa cultivar Salinas chromosome 6, Lsat_Salinas_v11, whole genome shotgun sequence DNA encodes these proteins:
- the LOC111903332 gene encoding calpain-type cysteine protease DEK1, with translation MEGDDRDVMLACIISGTLFSFLGLASFAILWAVNWRPWRIYSWIFARKWPSFLQGPQLGILCGFLSLCSWLVVISPIVVLITWGCWLILILGRDIIGLAVIMAGTALLLAFYSIMLWWRTQWQSSRAVAVLLLLAVALLCAYELCAVYVTAGSTAPQRYSPSGFFFGVSAIALAINMLFICRMVFNGNGLDVDEYVRSAYKFAYSDCIEVGPVACLPEPPDPNDLYPRQSRRVSHLGLLYLGSLLVLLVYSILYGLTAKESNWLGAITSAAVIILDWNMGACLYGFELLQSRVIALFVAGASRVFLICFGVHYWYLGHCISYAVVGSVLLGAAVTRHLSVTNPLAARRDALQSTVIRLREGFRKKEQNSSSSSSEGCGSSVKRSSSAETGHLGNNWNHAEGINSEKSLDSGRPSVVLHSSSCRSIVQEAERNFDQNSDESTSNQQTLDLNLALAFQEKFNDPRITSLLKKRAREGDIELTNLLQDKGLDPNFAVMLKENGLDPTILALLQRSSLDADRDHRDNTDIMISDSNGVVDNTLPNQISLSEELRIRGLEKWLRIFRLLLHHIAGTPERAWVLFSFVFIVETVIVGHFRPKTVEVIGATHQQFEFGCAVLLLSLVICSIMAFLRSLQAEDMVMTSKPRKYGFIAWLLSTCVGLLLSFLSKSSVLLGLSLTLPLMVACLSVAIPIWIHNGYRFWVSRVDYGGQVGNYRTLWMKEGVVLSICISIFIGSVLALGAIVSAKPLEDLGYKGWTGGDNSIKSPYASSAYIGWAMAAVIALIVTGLLPIASWFATYRFSLSSAICVAIFSVVLVAFCGASYLEVVNSRDDDVPEKADFLAALLPLVCIPALLSLSSGLLKWKDDNWRLSRGVYVFVIIGLLLLLSAISAVIVIIQPWTIGASFLLLLLLIVLAIGIIHFWASNNFYLTRMQMFVVSFLAFLLALAAFFVGWRQGRSFVGASVGYFSFLFLLAGRALTVLLSPPIVVYSPRVLPVYVYDAHADCGKNVSVAFIVLYGIALAIEGWGVVASLVIYPPFAGAAVSAITLVVSFGFAVSRPCLTLEMMEDAVHFLSKDTIIQAIARSATKTRNALSGTYSAPQRSASSAALLVGDPTVTRDRAGNFVLPRADVMKLRDRLKNEELAAGSIIRKIKHGICFQHDSTNDVGYRREMCAHARILALEEAIDTEWVYMWDKFGGYLLLLLGLTAKAERVQDEVRLRLFLDSIGFSDLSAKKIKKWMPEDRRQFEIIQESYIREKEMEEEMLMQRREEEGRGKERRKALLEKEERKWKEIEATLISSIPNAGSREAAAMSAAVRAVGGDSVLDDSFARERVSSIAKRIRATQLSRRALQTGIPGAVCVLDDEPVTSGRYCGQLDPTICQTQKVSFSMAVMIQPESGPVCLLGTEFQKQICWEILVAGSEQGIEAGQVGLRLITKEDRQGDRQSTVSKGWNIGAACIADGRWHTVTVTIDADLGEATCYLDGGFDGYQTGLPLRVGNGIWEPGTDVWVGVRPPTDVDAFGRSDSEGAESKMHIMDLFLWGRCLLEDEISALPAAMGSTDYNMLDLPEDNWQWSDSPPRVDEWDSDPAEVDLYDRDDVDWDGQYSSGRKRRSEREGVIVDMDSFARRLRKPRMETHEEIIQRMLSVELAVKENLLAKGEAHFTDQEFPPIDRSLFLDPDNPPSKLQVVSKWMKPREIVTENQLGSPPCLFSGDANPSDVCQGRLGDCWFLSAVAVLTEVSRISEVIITPEYNEEGIYTVRFCIQGEWVPVVVDDWIPCESPGKPAFATSKKGNELWVSLLEKAYAKLHGSYEALEGGLVQDALVDLTGGAGEEIDMRSAQAQIDLASGRLWSQLLRFKQEGFLLGAGSPSGSDVHISSSGIVQGHAYSLLQVREVDGHKLVQIRNPWANEVEWNGPWSDSSPEWTDRMKHKLKHVPRARDGIFWMSWQDFQIHFRSIYVCRVYPPEMRYSVHGQWRGYSAGGCQDYDTWHQNPQFRVRATGSDASCPIHVFITLTQGVSFSRTTAGFRNYQSSHDSMMFYIGMRIIKTRGRRAAYNIYLHESVGGTDYVNSREISCEMVLEPDPRGYTIVPTTIHPGEEAPFVLSVFTKASITLEAL, from the exons ATGGAAGGGGATGACAGGGATGTAATGTTGGCATGCATAATATCGGGAACCCTTTTCTCTTTCTTGGGGTTGGCTTCTTTTGCGATACTTTGGGCTGTTAATTGGCGGCCATGGCGGATATACAG TTGGATCTTTGCTAGAAAATGGCCAAGTTTCCTCCAAGGCCCTCAATTGGGAATACTATGCGGTTTTCTATCCCTTTGTTCATGGCTTGTTGTCATTTCTCCAATTGTAGTTCTTATCACATGGGGATGTTGGTTAATCTTAATACTTGGGAGAGATATTATTGGTTTAGCAGTAATTATGGCTGGAACTGCTCTTCTTTTGGCATTCTATTCCATAATGCTCTGGTGGCGAACACAGTGGCAAAGCTCAA GAGCTGTTgctgttcttcttcttctagctGTTGCACTCCTCTGTGCATACGAACTATGTGCAGTTTATGTTACAGCTGGTTCAACTGCTCCACAACGGTATTCACCTTCTGGATTCTTCTTTGGGGTCTCAGCAATTGCTTTAGCAATCAACATGCTCTTCATTTGCAGAATGGTGTTTAATG GAAACGGTTTGGATGTTGATGAATATGTTAGAAGTGCATACAAATTTGCTTATTCTGACTGCATTGAAGTTGGCCCAGTTGCATGTTTACCAGAACCACCAGATCCAAATGACTTATATCCTAGACAATCTAGAAG GGTGTCACATCTCGGGCTTCTTTATCTCGGGTCACTTCTTGTACTTCTTGTGTATTCTATATTGTATGGCTTAACAGCAAAGGAGTCAAATTGGCTCGGGGCTATCACATCTGCTGCTGTTATAATTCTTG ATTGGAACATGGGTGCCTGTTTATACGGGTTTGAGCTTCTTCAAAGCCGTGTCATTGCTCTTTTTGTTGCTGGTGCTTCTCGTGTCTTCCTGATATGCTTTGGAGTTCATTACTG GTATCTTGGACACTGTATAAGTTATGCGGTTGTGGGGTCCGTCTTACTTGGCGCAGCTGTGACGCGCCACCTGTCAGTCACAAACCCTTTAGCAGCAAGAAGAGACGCCTTACAAAGCACTGTGATTCGCCTCAGAGAAGGTTTCAGAAAAAAAGAACAAAACAGTTCTTCAAGTTCATCAGAAGGATGTGGTTCAAGTGTGAAACGTAGTAGTAGTGCAGAAACTGGTCATTTAGGTAACAATTGGAATCATGCAGAAGGAATCAACAGTGAAAAAAGCTTAGATAGTGGAAGACCTAGTGTAGTTCTACACAGTAGTTCTTGCAGATCAATTGTCCAAGAAGCTGAAAGAAACTTTGACCAAAATAGTGATGAGTCAACTTCAAATCAACAGACACTTGACTTGAACTTAGCTTTGGCATTTCAAGAAAAGTTTAATGACCCAAGAATCACGTCTTTGTTGAAGAAAAGAGCAAGAGAAGGGGACATTGAGTTGACTAATTTGTTACAAGATAAGGGTTTGGATCCGAATTTTGCAGTGATGTTGAAAGAAAACGGATTGGACCCCACAATACTCGCGTTGTTGCAAAGGAGTAGTCTTGATGCTGATAGAGATCATCGTGATAATACTGATATTATGATTAGTGATTCAAATGGTGTTGTTGATAACACTTTGCCTAATCAAATTTCATTATCTGAAGAACTTAGGATTCGTGGACTTGAAAAATGGCTTAGAATTTTCAGACTCCTTTTGCATCATATTGCTGGGACTCCAGAACGTGCATGGGTTCTTTTTAGTTTTGTGTTCATTGTTGAAACTGTCATTGTGGGGCATTTTCGTCCAAAAACAGTCGAAGTCATTGGTGCAACACATCAACAG TTTGAATTCGGGTGTGCTGTTTTGCTACTATCACTTGTTATCTGTTCCATTATGGCTTTCCTTCGGTCACTACAAGCTGAAGACATGGTGATGACTTCAAAACCCCGAAAG TATGGTTTTATCGCTTGGCTTCTAAGCACCTGTGTTGGTCTGCTGCTGTCTTTCTTAAG CAAATCATCTGTTCTTCTTGGATTATCTTTAACCCTACCACTCATGGTAGCATGCCTTTCTGTTGCAATTCCAATTTGGATACACAATGGGTACCGATTTTGGGTGTCAAGAGTTGACTATGGAGGTCAAGTAGGAAACTATCGAACTCTTTGGATGAAAGAG GGAGTTGTACTTTCGATTTGCATATCAATCTTTATTGGATCCGTATTAGCCCTAGGTGCAATCGTATCTGCAAAGCCTTTAGAGGATTTAGGCTACAAAGGGTGGACAGGTGGCGACAACAGTATCAAATCTCCATACGCATCTTCAGCTTACATCGgatgggccatggctgctgtaaTTGCATTGATAGTTACAGGGCTCTTACCAATTGCCTCATGGTTTGCAACTTATCGTTTCTCTTTATCTTCAGCCATATGTGTCGCCATATTTTCAG TTGTTCTGGTTGCATTTTGTGGCGCATCatatcttgaagttgtgaacTCTAGAGATGACGACGTACCTGAAAAAGCCGATTTTTTAGCTGCATTACTTCCTTTGGTTTGCATCCCAGCTTTGCTATCGCTTTCCTCTGGTTTGCTTAAATG GAAGGATGATAATTGGAGACTTTCACGAGGTGTTTATGTGTTTGTCATTATcggacttcttcttcttctaagtgCAATTTCGGCTGTAATTGTCATAATTCAACCATGGACG ATTGGGGCATCTTTCCTTTTGCTTCTACTCCTCATTGTTCTAGCTATTGGAATCATCCACTTTTGGGCTTCAAACAACTTTTACTTAACAAGAATGCAAatgtttgttgtttcttttctTGCATTTCTACTCGCCCTTGCTGCATTCTTTGTTGGATGGCGACAAG gGAGATCTTTCGTTGGAGCTTCAGTTGGTTACTTTTCATTCTTGTTTCTTCTTGCTGGCAGAGCATTGACT GTGCTTCTTTCACCCCCTATAGTAGTATACTCTCCACGTGTTCTCCCTGTTTATGTATACGATGCTCATGCTGATTGCGGGAAAAACGTCAG TGTAGCTTTCATTGTCCTCTATGGGATTGCATTAGCAATTGAAGGGTGGGGTGTTGTTGCAAGCTTAGTAATCTATCCACCATTTGCTGGAGCAGCCGTATCAGCAATTACACTTGTTGTATCATTCGGGTTTGCAGTCTCTCGACCATGTTTGACTCTCGAG ATGATGGAAGATGCTGTACACTTTCTCAGTAAAGACACCATCATTCAAGCAATCGCCCGTTCTGCCACCAAG acaaGAAATGCTTTATCGGGAACTTATTCGGCCCCACAAAGGTCTGCTAGCTCAGCTGCTCTTTTAGTTGGAGACCCTACTGTAACACGTGATAGAGCAGGAAACTTTGTGCTTCCAAGAGCAGATGTTATGAAACTAAGAGATAGATTAAAAAACGAAGAACTAGCAGCTGGATCGATTATTAGAAAGATAAAACACGGGATATGTTTTCAACATGATTCAACAAATGATGTAGGTTACAGAAGAGAAATGTGTGCACATGCACGGATTCTAGCTTTAGAAGAAGCAATCGATACTGAGTGGGTATACATGTGGGACAAATTCGGTGGCTATTTACTTCTTTTACTCGGTTTGACTGCTAAAGCAGAACGTGTACAG GATGAGGTTCGATTAAGACTCTTTCTTGATAGCATTGGTTTTTCGGATCTAAGTGCTAAAAAGATTAAAAAATGGATGCCAGAAGATCGTAGACAGTTTGAAATCATACAAGAAAG TTATATACGAGAGAAGGAGATGGAAGAGGAGATGTTGATGCAGAGACGTGAAGAGGAAGGGAGAGGTAAAGAAAGGAGAAAAGCACTtttggaaaaagaagaaagaaaatggAAAGAGATTGAAGCTACATTGATATCCTCGATTCCAAACGCCGGAAGTAGGGAGGCTGCCGCCATGTCAGCCGCCGTGCGGGCGGTAGGCGGTGATTCCGTTCTTGATGATTCTTTCGCCCGTGAACGCGTTTCAAGTATTGCAAAAAGAATTCGCGCCACTCAGTTATCTCGTCGCGCCCTCCAA ACGGGAATACCGGGTGCGGTGTGTGTTCTTGATGATGAACCGGTAACAAGTGGAAGATACTGCGGTCAACTGGACCCCACGATATGTCAAACACAAAAAGTTAGTTTTTCAATGGCGGTTATGATCCAACCAGAGTCGGGGCCCGTTTGTCTCTTGGGAACcgaatttcaaaaacaaatttgTTGGGAAATTCTCGTGGCGGGGTCCGAGCAAGGAATCGAGGCGGGACAAGTCGGGCTTCGACTGATAACCAAAGAAGACCGCCAAGGAGACAGACAGTCTACCGTATCAAAGGGATGGAACATCGGTGCAGCGTGCATCGCCGATGGAAG GTGGCATACGGTGACTGTGACGATTGATGCGGATTTAGGGGAGGCGACGTGTTATTTAGACGGTGGATTTGACGGGTATCAGACCGGATTACCGTTGCGGGTTGGGAATGGGATTTGGGAGCCGGGGACTGACGTCTGGGTGGGTGTCAGACCGCCTACGGATGTAGACGCGTTTGGGCGGTCGGATAGCGAAGGGGCGGAATCGAAAATGCATATAATGGATCTTTTTCTCTGGGGGCGATGTTTGTTGGAAGATGAAATCTCCGCCCTTCCTGCCGCCATGGGGTCCACCGATTACAATATGCTCGATCTCCCTGAAGATAATTGGCAATGGAGTGATTCTCCTCCCAGG GTTGATGAGTGGGATAGTGATCCTGCTGAGGTGGATTTGTATGACCGTGATGACGTGGATTGGGATGGGCAGTATTCAAGTGGGAGGAAAAGGAGATCGGAACGTGAAGGAGTGATTGTGGATATGGATTCTTTTGCAAGAAGGTTGAGAAAACCAAGAATGGAAACACATGAAGAGATTATTCAACGAATGCTATCGGTTGAACTTGCTGTGAAAGAAAACCTTTTGGCTAAAGGAGAAGCACACTTTACAGATCAAGAGTTTCCTCCAATTGACAGGTCCTTGTTTCTTGATCCAGACAATCCACCTTCTAAATTGCAGGTTGTGTCTAAATGGATGAAACCAAGGGAAATAGTCACTGAAAATCAGTTGGGTTCTCCTCCATGTTTGTTTTCTGGTGATGCAAATCCTTCCGATGTTTGTCAG GGGCGTTTGGGTGATTGTTGGTTTTTGAGTGCTGTTGCTGTTCTGACTGAGGTTTCAAGAATATCAGAAGTGATAATTACACCTGAATATAACGAGGAAGGAATctacactgtccgtttctgcattCAG GGCGAATGGGTTCCCGTTGTGGTGGACGACTGGATCCCATGCGAATCCCCGGGAAAACCCGCATTTGCCACAAGCAAAAAAGGCAACGAGCTTTGGGTTTCCTTACTAGAAAAAGCATACGCAAAACTCCACGGGTCCTACGAAGCCCTAGAAGGAGGACTAGTCCAAGACGCGCTAGTTGACCTCACAGGTGGGGCTGGTGAAGAAATCGACATGAGAAGCGCACAAGCACAAATCGATCTCGCTAGTGGCCGATTATGGTCTCAATTACTCCGCTTCAAACAAGAAGGATTCTTATTAGGAGCCGGAAGCCCATCGGGCTCAGATGTCCACATCTCTTCAAGTGGAATCGTTCAAGGACACGCGTATTCCTTACTTCAAGTCCGAGAAGTTGATGGCCATAAACTCGTTCAAATCCGAAACCCGTGGGCTAATGAAGTCGAATGGAACGGGCCGTGGTCCGATTCATCTCCCGAATGGACGGACAGGATGAAACACAAACTTAAACATGTCCCTCGG GCGAGAGATGGGATATTTTGGATGAGTTGGCAAGATTTCCAGATTCATTTTCGGTCGATTTATGTTTGCCGGGTTTATCCACCAGAGATGCGATACTCCGTGCATGGGCAATGGCGGGGGTATAGTGCCGGTGGGTGTCAAGATTATGACACGTGGCATCAGAATCCGCAGTTTAGAGTACGGGCCACGGGTTCTGACGCATCGTGTCCCATTCACGTGTTCATAACCTTGACTCAG GGGGTGAGTTTTTCAAGAACAACAGCGGGATTCAGAAACTATCAATCTAGTCACGATTCCATGATGTTCTACATTGGGATGAGGATAATTAAAACACGTGGACGTCGTGCAGCTTACAACATCTATTTACATGAATCAGTTGGAGGGACCGATTACGTAAATTCCCGAGAAATATCGTGTGAAATGGTACTAGAACCGGATCCAAGAGGGTACACGATAGTGCCAACAACTATACACCCGGGAGAAGAAGCACCCTTTGTTCTTTCTGTATTTACAAAAGCATCCATCACCCTTGAAGCTCTATAG